A region from the Pseudomonas sp. P8_229 genome encodes:
- a CDS encoding ABC transporter permease translates to MLTLSPIGQRRWARFKAHRRGWWSLWLFLLLFGLSLGGELIANDKPLLVEYQDQWYFPAFKRYTEQDFGGELPFQPDYRSAQVRQLIEGQGGRLWFAPIAFGFDTVNYDLTEPAPSPPSGENWLGTDDQARDVLARVIFGTRVSLLFALALTTASALIGIAAGALQGYYGGWVDLLGQRLLEVWSGLPVLYLLIILSGFVEPNFWWLLGIMALFSWLSLVDVVRAEFLRSRGLEYVKAARALGVGDAQVISRHILPNAMSATLTYLPFILTGAIATLSALDFLGFGMPAGSASLGELIGQGKSNLQAPWLGLTAFFTLALILSLLVFIGEACRDAFDPRS, encoded by the coding sequence ATGCTGACCTTATCTCCCATCGGACAGCGCCGCTGGGCGCGCTTCAAGGCGCATCGGCGTGGCTGGTGGTCGTTGTGGCTGTTTCTGCTGCTGTTCGGCCTGAGCCTGGGCGGTGAATTGATCGCCAATGACAAGCCGCTGCTGGTCGAGTATCAGGACCAATGGTATTTCCCGGCGTTCAAGCGCTACACCGAGCAGGATTTTGGCGGTGAGCTGCCGTTTCAGCCTGACTATCGCAGTGCGCAGGTGCGGCAGCTTATCGAGGGGCAGGGCGGGCGTCTGTGGTTTGCACCGATTGCGTTCGGTTTTGATACGGTCAATTACGACCTGACGGAGCCGGCACCGAGTCCACCAAGCGGCGAGAACTGGCTGGGCACTGACGATCAGGCGCGGGATGTACTGGCGCGAGTGATCTTCGGGACGCGGGTGTCATTGCTGTTCGCTCTGGCATTGACCACCGCGAGCGCGCTGATCGGCATCGCCGCGGGTGCCTTGCAGGGTTATTACGGCGGTTGGGTCGATCTGCTCGGGCAGCGGCTGCTGGAGGTGTGGTCGGGGCTACCGGTGTTGTACCTGTTGATCATCCTGTCCGGGTTCGTCGAGCCGAATTTCTGGTGGCTGCTAGGGATCATGGCGCTGTTTTCCTGGCTGAGCCTGGTCGACGTGGTGCGCGCCGAGTTCCTGCGCAGCCGTGGCCTTGAATACGTCAAAGCGGCGCGGGCGCTGGGGGTTGGCGATGCGCAGGTGATCAGCCGGCACATCCTGCCCAATGCGATGAGCGCGACCCTGACGTATCTGCCGTTCATTCTCACCGGGGCGATTGCCACGCTGTCGGCGCTGGATTTCCTCGGTTTCGGCATGCCTGCCGGCAGCGCTTCGCTGGGCGAACTGATCGGCCAGGGTAAAAGCAATCTGCAAGCGCCGTGGTTGGGGCTGACTGCGTTTTTTACGTTGGCGCTGATTCTTTCTCTGTTGGTGTTTATCGGTGAAGCCTGCCGAGATGCTTTTGATCCGCGCTCTTGA
- a CDS encoding ABC transporter ATP-binding protein → MSDNLIEIRDLRVAFNGQPVVHGLDLDIRPGECLALVGESGSGKSVTAHSILQLLDPNITRIDGSIRYRGEELLGVHERYLRQLRGNRIAMIFQEPMSSLNPLHTVERQLGESLALHKGLAGAQARERTLELLELVGIQNPRERLKAYPHQLSGGQRQRVMIAMALACEPQLLIADEPTTALDVTVQRRILLLLKELQQRLGMALLIISHDLNLVRTIAQRVAVMRGGVIVEQASCEQLFRAPQHPYSIELLNAEPGGHALCLDATEDLLQVRDLNVRFRLGGGGWRPKTYLQAVKGIDLNLQRGKTLGIVGESGSGKSTLGQAILRLIDAEGSIRFAGEALEALSGKQLRPLRKRLQVVFQDPFGSLSPRLCVEQIIAEGLQVHSDLNAAQRAQAVIEVLREVGLDPATRHRYPHEFSGGQRQRIAIARALVLKPDLILLDEPTSALDRTVQKQIVALLRRLQQEHGLTYLFISHDLAVVRALAHDLIVMKEGQVVERGETGNLFSAAKHPYTQELLAASFAG, encoded by the coding sequence ATGAGCGATAACCTGATCGAAATACGCGACCTGCGTGTAGCATTCAACGGCCAGCCAGTGGTGCACGGCCTCGACCTCGACATCCGCCCGGGCGAGTGCCTGGCGCTGGTCGGCGAGTCCGGCTCGGGCAAATCGGTGACCGCCCACAGCATCCTGCAACTGCTCGACCCGAACATCACGCGGATCGACGGCAGCATTCGCTACCGCGGCGAAGAGCTGCTCGGCGTGCATGAGCGTTATCTGCGGCAGCTGCGCGGCAATCGCATTGCGATGATTTTTCAGGAGCCGATGAGTTCGCTGAATCCACTGCACACGGTTGAACGGCAACTCGGCGAGAGCCTGGCGCTGCACAAAGGTCTGGCGGGCGCGCAAGCCCGTGAGCGCACTCTTGAATTGCTGGAACTGGTTGGCATCCAGAACCCCCGGGAACGGCTCAAGGCCTATCCGCATCAGCTCTCCGGCGGCCAGCGACAGCGGGTAATGATTGCCATGGCGCTGGCCTGTGAGCCGCAGTTGCTGATCGCCGACGAGCCAACCACCGCGCTCGACGTGACCGTGCAGCGCAGGATTCTGCTGTTGCTCAAGGAGCTGCAGCAGCGGCTCGGCATGGCGTTGCTGATCATCAGTCATGACCTGAATCTGGTGCGCACGATTGCCCAGCGGGTGGCGGTGATGCGCGGCGGTGTGATCGTCGAGCAGGCATCCTGCGAACAACTGTTCCGTGCGCCGCAGCATCCTTACAGCATCGAGTTGCTGAATGCCGAACCTGGCGGGCATGCCTTATGTCTCGACGCCACCGAGGATTTGTTGCAAGTGCGCGATCTGAATGTGCGCTTCCGTCTCGGCGGCGGTGGGTGGCGGCCGAAGACTTACCTGCAGGCGGTCAAGGGCATCGATCTGAACCTGCAACGCGGCAAGACCTTGGGCATTGTCGGCGAGTCAGGTTCGGGCAAGTCGACATTGGGTCAGGCGATTTTGCGGCTGATCGACGCCGAGGGCAGCATTCGTTTTGCCGGTGAGGCGCTGGAGGCGTTGAGCGGCAAGCAACTGAGGCCGCTGCGCAAACGCCTGCAAGTGGTGTTTCAGGACCCGTTCGGCAGTCTCAGTCCGCGTCTGTGCGTCGAACAGATCATTGCCGAGGGATTGCAGGTGCACAGCGATTTGAATGCCGCGCAGCGTGCGCAGGCGGTGATCGAGGTACTGCGTGAAGTGGGTCTCGATCCGGCAACGCGGCATCGCTATCCGCACGAATTTTCAGGGGGGCAGCGGCAACGCATCGCCATTGCCCGGGCACTGGTGCTCAAGCCCGACTTGATCCTGCTGGATGAGCCAACCTCGGCACTGGATCGCACGGTGCAAAAGCAGATCGTGGCGCTGCTGCGGCGTTTGCAGCAAGAGCATGGTCTGACCTACCTGTTCATCAGCCATGACCTGGCGGTGGTGCGGGCGCTGGCTCATGATCTGATCGTGATGAAGGAAGGACAGGTGGTGGAGCGGGGGGAGACCGGCAATCTTTTCAGCGCGGCAAAGCACCCCTATACGCAGGAGCTGCTGGCCGCGTCATTTGCCGGTTGA
- a CDS encoding SCP2 sterol-binding domain-containing protein, which translates to MTSVADAVKAMQAKFNPAAAAGLDLVFGFNITDEDKQYSLIVKDGTCDIKEGENPDANCTLVLDSETLKGIVSGETDGMQAFMGGKLRVEGDMMLSMKLSELFPS; encoded by the coding sequence ATGACCTCCGTAGCTGATGCCGTAAAAGCGATGCAAGCCAAGTTCAACCCAGCCGCTGCTGCCGGTCTGGACCTGGTCTTCGGTTTCAACATCACCGACGAAGACAAGCAGTACTCGCTGATCGTCAAAGACGGCACTTGCGACATCAAGGAAGGCGAAAACCCAGATGCCAACTGCACCCTGGTGCTGGACAGCGAAACCCTGAAAGGTATCGTCAGCGGTGAAACCGACGGCATGCAGGCGTTCATGGGCGGCAAGCTGCGCGTTGAAGGCGACATGATGCTGTCGATGAAACTGTCCGAACTGTTCCCGTCGTAA
- a CDS encoding histidine phosphatase family protein codes for MGSIYLIRHGQASFGADDYDVLSPIGVRQAEILGQHLVELGVRFDRCLAGDLRRQQHTATSALEQFTAKGLSVPTLETDAAFNEFDADAVIRALIPAMLVDEPEAIDILRNAAQNRTEFQRIFALVIERWLAGTHDTPGLESWLGFVERVQGGLQRILEQADGNQKIAVFTSGGTITALLHLITQMPARQAFELNWQIVNTSLNQLKFRGREVALASFNSHAHLQLLKAPELITFR; via the coding sequence GTGGGCAGTATCTATCTGATTCGACATGGCCAGGCCTCCTTTGGTGCAGACGACTACGACGTCCTGTCACCCATCGGTGTGCGCCAGGCAGAAATCCTCGGCCAGCACCTCGTCGAACTGGGAGTCCGTTTCGATCGCTGCCTGGCGGGCGACCTGCGCCGCCAGCAACACACGGCCACCAGTGCGCTGGAGCAATTCACCGCCAAAGGCCTGTCGGTACCGACGCTGGAAACCGACGCCGCGTTCAACGAGTTCGATGCCGACGCGGTGATCCGCGCCCTGATCCCCGCCATGCTGGTGGACGAACCGGAAGCCATCGACATCCTGCGCAACGCGGCGCAGAACCGTACCGAATTCCAGCGCATCTTCGCCTTGGTCATCGAGCGCTGGCTCGCCGGCACCCACGACACCCCGGGCCTGGAAAGCTGGCTGGGTTTCGTCGAGCGGGTGCAAGGCGGGCTGCAGCGCATCCTCGAACAGGCCGACGGCAACCAGAAAATCGCCGTGTTCACCTCCGGCGGCACCATCACCGCCCTGCTCCACCTGATTACCCAAATGCCTGCCAGACAGGCATTCGAACTGAATTGGCAAATCGTCAACACCTCGCTCAACCAGCTGAAGTTCCGCGGTCGCGAGGTGGCTTTGGCTTCCTTCAACAGTCATGCACATCTGCAGCTGCTGAAGGCTCCGGAACTCATCACTTTTCGCTGA
- the sohB gene encoding protease SohB — translation MEFFTEYASFLAKTVTLVVAILVVLASFAALRSKGRRKSAGQLQVSKLNDFYKGLRERLEQTLLDKDQLKALRKGQAKSEKTEKKQKSKPEAKSRVFVLDFDGDIKASATESLRHEITALLTLATPKDEVVLRLESGGGMVHSYGLASSQLARIREAGVPLTVCIDKVAASGGYMMACIGEKIISAPFAILGSIGVVAQLPNVNRLLKKHDIDFEVLTAGEYKRTLTVFGENTEKGREKFQEDLDITHQLFKNFVARYRPQLAIDDVATGEVWLGVAALDKQLVDELKTSDEYLADRAKKAEVYHLHYAERKSLQERIGMAASGSVDRVLLSWWSRLTQQRFW, via the coding sequence GTGGAGTTTTTCACCGAATACGCCAGTTTCCTGGCCAAGACCGTAACCCTGGTGGTCGCCATTCTGGTGGTGCTGGCCAGTTTTGCTGCATTGCGCAGCAAGGGCCGGCGCAAGTCGGCAGGGCAGTTGCAGGTCAGCAAGCTCAATGATTTCTACAAGGGCCTGCGTGAGCGCCTCGAGCAGACCCTGCTCGACAAGGATCAGCTCAAGGCCTTGCGCAAGGGGCAGGCCAAATCGGAAAAGACCGAGAAGAAGCAGAAGAGCAAACCCGAGGCCAAATCCCGGGTGTTCGTGCTCGATTTCGACGGTGACATCAAGGCATCGGCCACCGAGAGCCTGCGCCACGAAATCACCGCGCTGCTGACCCTCGCCACACCGAAGGACGAAGTGGTGCTGCGTCTGGAAAGCGGCGGCGGCATGGTGCACAGCTACGGCCTGGCATCGTCGCAACTGGCGCGTATCCGCGAGGCCGGGGTGCCATTGACCGTGTGCATCGACAAGGTCGCGGCCAGCGGCGGCTACATGATGGCGTGCATCGGCGAGAAGATCATCAGCGCGCCGTTCGCGATTCTCGGTTCGATCGGCGTGGTCGCGCAGTTGCCCAACGTCAACCGTTTGCTGAAAAAGCACGATATCGACTTTGAAGTCCTCACCGCCGGTGAGTACAAACGTACCTTGACGGTGTTTGGCGAAAACACCGAGAAGGGTCGGGAGAAGTTCCAGGAAGACCTCGACATCACCCATCAGTTGTTCAAAAACTTCGTGGCCCGCTATCGCCCGCAACTGGCGATTGACGACGTGGCTACCGGTGAGGTCTGGCTCGGCGTTGCAGCGCTGGACAAGCAACTGGTCGATGAACTCAAGACCAGCGATGAATATCTGGCAGACCGGGCGAAAAAGGCTGAGGTCTACCACCTGCATTACGCCGAACGCAAAAGCCTGCAGGAGCGCATCGGCATGGCGGCCAGCGGATCGGTCGATCGTGTACTGCTGAGCTGGTGGAGTCGCCTGACGCAACAGCGCTTCTGGTAA
- a CDS encoding DUF934 domain-containing protein, producing MQRIIKNNEVVDETWHLLPKDFNIDEISNCDDLIVPLQLWREHSRMLKARDGGLGVWLDADEEAEEIGEDVAEFQVIALNFPAFTDGRNYSNARLLRDRYGFKGELRAIGDVLRDQLFYMHRCGFDAFAVRPDKDPYEALEGLKDFSVTYQAATDEPLPLFRRR from the coding sequence ATGCAGCGAATCATTAAGAACAACGAGGTCGTCGACGAAACCTGGCACTTGCTGCCCAAGGATTTCAACATCGACGAGATCAGCAACTGCGACGACTTGATCGTTCCGCTGCAACTGTGGCGCGAACACAGCCGCATGCTCAAGGCCCGCGACGGCGGCCTGGGTGTCTGGCTGGACGCCGATGAAGAAGCCGAAGAGATCGGTGAAGACGTCGCCGAGTTTCAGGTGATTGCCTTGAACTTCCCGGCGTTCACCGACGGCCGCAACTACTCCAACGCCCGCTTGCTGCGCGACCGTTATGGTTTCAAAGGTGAGTTGCGAGCAATTGGCGACGTGCTGCGCGATCAGTTGTTCTACATGCACCGTTGTGGCTTTGATGCCTTTGCCGTGCGCCCGGATAAAGACCCGTACGAAGCCCTTGAAGGTCTCAAGGACTTCTCGGTGACCTATCAGGCTGCCACCGACGAACCGCTGCCGCTGTTCCGTCGCCGCTAA
- a CDS encoding nitrite/sulfite reductase, translated as MYVYDEYDQRIIEDRVKQFRDQTRRYLAGELSEEEFRPLRLQNGLYIQRFAPMLRVAVPYGQLTSRQTRMMAKIARDYDKGYAHISTRQNVQFNWPAVEDIPDILAELATVQMHAIQTSGNCLRNVTTDQFAGVAADELIDPRPWCEIVRQWTTFHPEFAYLPRKFKIAVNGSTADRAAIEVHDIGLEPVHNEAGELGFRVLVGGGLGRTPVVGAFINEFLPWQDLLSYLDAILRVYNRYGRRDNKYKARIKILVKALTPEVFAQKVDAEMEHLRGGQTTLTEAELHRVAKHFVDPDYKALDNQTAALAELDQEHPGFARWRSRNTLAHKKPGYVAVTLSLKPTGVAPGDITDKQLDAVADLAERYSFGQLRTSHEQNIILADVEQSQLFTLWGELREGGFATPNIGLLTDIICCPGGDFCSLANAKSIPIAESIQRRFDDLDYLFDIGELDLNISGCMNACGHHHVGHIGILGVDKKGEEFYQVSLGGSASRDASLGKILGPSFAQEAMPDVISKLIDVYVEQRTEDERFIDTYQRIGIDLFKERVYAANH; from the coding sequence ATGTACGTATACGACGAGTACGATCAGCGGATCATCGAGGACCGCGTCAAGCAGTTCCGTGATCAGACCCGACGCTATCTGGCAGGTGAGCTGAGCGAAGAAGAATTCCGCCCCCTGCGCCTGCAAAATGGCCTGTACATCCAGCGTTTCGCGCCGATGTTGCGCGTGGCGGTGCCTTACGGCCAATTGACTTCGCGTCAGACGCGCATGATGGCCAAGATTGCCCGTGACTACGACAAGGGCTACGCCCACATCAGTACCCGGCAGAACGTGCAGTTCAACTGGCCGGCGGTGGAAGACATCCCGGACATCCTCGCTGAACTAGCTACCGTGCAGATGCACGCGATCCAGACCAGCGGCAACTGCCTGCGCAACGTCACCACCGACCAGTTCGCCGGTGTCGCGGCCGACGAATTGATCGACCCGCGCCCATGGTGCGAAATCGTCCGTCAGTGGACCACGTTCCACCCGGAATTCGCCTACCTGCCGCGTAAATTCAAGATCGCTGTCAACGGTTCGACCGCTGACCGTGCAGCCATTGAAGTCCACGACATCGGCCTGGAGCCGGTACACAACGAAGCGGGTGAACTCGGTTTCCGCGTGCTGGTCGGCGGTGGCCTGGGCCGTACCCCGGTGGTCGGCGCGTTCATCAACGAGTTCCTGCCGTGGCAGGACCTGCTGAGCTACCTCGACGCCATCCTGCGGGTCTACAACCGCTATGGCCGTCGCGACAACAAGTACAAGGCGCGGATCAAGATCCTCGTCAAGGCACTGACGCCGGAAGTGTTTGCGCAGAAAGTCGACGCGGAAATGGAACACCTGCGCGGTGGCCAGACCACGCTGACCGAAGCCGAGCTGCACCGCGTCGCCAAGCACTTCGTCGACCCGGACTACAAGGCGCTGGACAACCAGACTGCCGCTCTGGCCGAGCTCGACCAAGAACATCCGGGCTTCGCCCGCTGGCGCAGCCGCAACACCCTGGCGCACAAGAAGCCGGGGTATGTGGCCGTGACCTTGTCGCTGAAGCCGACCGGCGTTGCCCCGGGCGACATCACCGACAAACAGCTCGATGCCGTCGCCGATCTGGCCGAGCGCTACAGCTTCGGCCAACTGCGCACCTCGCACGAGCAGAACATCATTCTGGCCGACGTCGAGCAAAGCCAGCTGTTCACCCTGTGGGGCGAACTGCGTGAAGGTGGTTTCGCCACGCCGAACATCGGCCTGCTGACCGACATCATCTGCTGCCCTGGCGGTGATTTCTGCTCGCTGGCCAACGCCAAGTCGATCCCGATCGCCGAGTCGATCCAACGCCGTTTCGACGACCTGGACTACCTGTTCGACATCGGTGAGCTGGACCTGAACATCTCCGGTTGCATGAACGCCTGCGGTCACCACCATGTCGGCCATATCGGCATCCTCGGCGTGGACAAGAAAGGTGAAGAGTTCTACCAGGTCTCCCTCGGCGGCAGCGCCAGCCGTGATGCGAGCCTGGGCAAGATCCTCGGCCCGTCCTTCGCTCAGGAAGCCATGCCTGACGTGATCTCGAAGCTGATCGACGTGTACGTTGAACAACGTACCGAAGACGAGCGCTTCATCGACACTTATCAGCGTATTGGCATCGACCTCTTCAAGGAACGCGTCTATGCAGCGAATCATTAA
- a CDS encoding ABC transporter substrate-binding protein → MLKIFHLALLLFGMVLGTCARAESVLFLNPGSTEEAFWVSYSQFMQAAARDLGIDLQILYSQRQPELTLAQARLALQGANRPDYLMFVNEQYVAPQILRMAQDSGVKLFMVNAVLTPDQEALVGDRPDRIGSLIPNDEEGGYLMMKALIQVHPPVENGEQIEALAFSGLKITPSAQLRERGMQRALAEHPQVRLRQLVYSGWTQQRAYEQARQLVKRYPDVSLVWSANDEMAFGAMRAFSEAGKRPGSDVFFSAVNTSPAALQAVIDGRLSALVGGHFTLGGWALVELHDHESGVDLDRYGGRDRQIPLLQLIDKSQARQLLAMGKSPNYGVNFRQLSAKGKPASYRYPFGLQTLMH, encoded by the coding sequence ATGTTGAAGATTTTCCACCTCGCTCTGCTGCTTTTCGGCATGGTTCTGGGAACCTGCGCGCGGGCGGAATCGGTGCTTTTTCTGAATCCGGGCTCGACCGAAGAAGCCTTCTGGGTCAGCTATTCGCAATTCATGCAGGCCGCCGCCCGCGATCTGGGCATCGATTTGCAGATCCTCTATTCCCAGCGTCAGCCGGAACTCACTCTGGCTCAAGCGCGCCTCGCATTGCAGGGCGCCAATCGCCCCGACTATCTGATGTTCGTCAATGAACAATACGTCGCGCCACAGATTCTGCGCATGGCCCAGGACAGCGGCGTGAAGCTGTTCATGGTCAACGCGGTGCTGACGCCTGATCAGGAAGCCCTGGTGGGAGACCGTCCCGACCGCATTGGCAGTCTGATTCCCAACGACGAAGAGGGTGGATATCTGATGATGAAGGCACTGATTCAGGTGCATCCGCCGGTTGAAAATGGCGAACAGATTGAAGCGCTGGCCTTTTCCGGATTGAAAATCACACCGTCGGCACAACTGCGCGAGCGGGGTATGCAGCGTGCCTTGGCCGAGCATCCGCAGGTCCGGTTGCGGCAACTGGTCTACAGCGGTTGGACTCAACAGCGCGCTTATGAGCAGGCCAGGCAATTGGTCAAGCGTTATCCCGACGTATCGCTGGTGTGGTCGGCCAATGATGAAATGGCCTTCGGTGCGATGAGGGCTTTTTCCGAAGCAGGGAAGCGGCCTGGCAGCGATGTTTTTTTCAGTGCGGTCAACACTTCGCCCGCTGCGCTGCAAGCCGTTATCGATGGGCGTCTGAGCGCGCTGGTGGGTGGGCACTTCACCTTGGGGGGGTGGGCACTGGTCGAGTTGCACGATCATGAGTCGGGTGTCGATCTGGATCGATACGGGGGGCGTGACCGGCAGATTCCGTTGCTGCAATTGATCGACAAATCCCAGGCCCGACAACTGCTGGCGATGGGCAAATCGCCCAACTATGGCGTGAACTTCCGCCAGCTTTCAGCCAAGGGCAAGCCGGCCTCGTACCGTTACCCGTTCGGCCTGCAAACGCTGATGCACTGA
- a CDS encoding DUF2970 domain-containing protein, giving the protein MDDPVDNKPPTFWQMLHSVMAAAFGVQSGKNRARDFTHGKPSHFLILGILFTAVFALTLFAIVKLVLHFAGV; this is encoded by the coding sequence ATGGACGATCCAGTCGACAACAAACCGCCAACCTTCTGGCAGATGCTGCACAGCGTCATGGCTGCGGCATTCGGGGTGCAGAGCGGGAAAAACCGGGCCAGGGACTTCACCCATGGCAAGCCCAGCCATTTCCTGATCCTGGGCATTCTGTTCACTGCGGTGTTCGCCCTGACACTGTTTGCCATCGTCAAACTGGTGCTGCATTTCGCCGGGGTTTGA